AACCCGACCTTATTTTCCTTGATATTCAAATGCCGATTATGGGTGGGGAAGAAGCCTGTGAACGAATTAAGGTGCTATATCCTGACATTCCAATCATAGCCCTTACCGCCAATGTTATGCAGGAAGATGTAAAACGTTACTATGAGACTGGCTTTGATGATTTCATTCCCAAGCCCGTTGATATGAATTTGCTCTATAGAGTGCTCATCAAATATCTTCGGGAACAAGGTAAGCACTCACTAGCATCCTGAATAGCTACGACATTTTGAATCATTGCCAGATAGCTTTTAGCCAAACTGCATAGCGCGCTGTAATTCCTGCTTCTTGCCAATCAGTAACTTCATAGACAGCAACAGGAATACCGCCGATACACTCGCCATAATCACATAACTTTGCTGGAAGCCAATGGCGTCATACATAGCGCCAGCAATGGGTGACAGCACAATGGTGCCAATTTGAGTAATCAGTGAAAATCCCACCAGATACAAGGTTGAAGACAAACGATCATCAAAGTTGTGATTAAGATACTTAAACATCGACACCATCAAAATGGGCAGTTCAATGGCATGGAGTATCTTAATCGCCGAGATCAGGTACAAAGATTCCACCAGCGACGACCCATAAATACGCAATACCATAATACTGCCAGCCAGAATCAAACCATTTTTAGCGCCAGTACGGTTCACAATCCAGGGAGCCAGAAAGAAGAAAATCGCCTCCAGAAAGACCTGAGCCGAATTCAGATAACCATACATGGAATTACCCTCTTCCACCGTCGGGAACATAGACGAAAAGTACACAGGAAATTGCTGATCATAAGTAATATAAATAGAACTCACACCGAAAACGTACAGCATGAGGTAATAGAAATCTTTCAATTTGAACAGGTTTGCCACATCAGCCAGCGTAACCTTTTTGCTTTGATTGAAATGCGCTTGCACATTGCTGGGCACTTCGATTTTCACAAACCAAAGAATCGACATAGGCACTATCGCCAACACAGAGGACAGCCAGAAATTCAGTTCAGGGTCGATATTGATCAACTGACCCGAGAAAAAAGCAGACACCGCCCACCCTAGCGATCCCCAGGTTCTTACCGAACCAAATTCCATGTTGTTCAAGCGTAAAATACGCTCAATGTAAGTTTCAACCGCACCCGCGATGGCTAGAAACACAAATGACATATACAAAGCACCAACCACTGCGCCAAGATAAAAGTTGTACAGCAAAGCAGGTTTTAAAACATACACAAACACCGCCCCAACGGTCATTAGCACGAAGATGTTAAGCCACAGCAGATATTGTTTTTCTTTTATCTTGTCTTGAATGTAACCCAGCATGGGCTGGATAAACATGGCGGAAGCGGCGTTCATGGAGAAGATGATCCCAACCTGTGTACCCGACAGTTTCACCGCCTGACTTAACCAGATTGCGTACATGGAATACACGAAGGAATAGCAAATAAACAGGGTGAACATGAAAGAACTCAGTACCCAGTAATCTCGCTTTTTGGAATCTACCATTACAGCCACCGCGTTAAATAAGTTAGCTTACGATTTCGCCCAAATACTCTGTAGTTGAGCAATGTTTAGTGAAGATAAGGTTAAGCCCGGTCGCTGCTGAGGCTGTTCGACGCTAAATCTACACAATGGAGACCGGGTAAAACAAGTGCTCGTTAGGCATGTCGTCCCCCCATTGATAAAAATTTCCAGTGAGGCGCGATCTTTGATAATGCGCACA
Above is a window of Paraneptunicella aestuarii DNA encoding:
- a CDS encoding oligosaccharide MFS transporter; this encodes MVDSKKRDYWVLSSFMFTLFICYSFVYSMYAIWLSQAVKLSGTQVGIIFSMNAASAMFIQPMLGYIQDKIKEKQYLLWLNIFVLMTVGAVFVYVLKPALLYNFYLGAVVGALYMSFVFLAIAGAVETYIERILRLNNMEFGSVRTWGSLGWAVSAFFSGQLINIDPELNFWLSSVLAIVPMSILWFVKIEVPSNVQAHFNQSKKVTLADVANLFKLKDFYYLMLYVFGVSSIYITYDQQFPVYFSSMFPTVEEGNSMYGYLNSAQVFLEAIFFFLAPWIVNRTGAKNGLILAGSIMVLRIYGSSLVESLYLISAIKILHAIELPILMVSMFKYLNHNFDDRLSSTLYLVGFSLITQIGTIVLSPIAGAMYDAIGFQQSYVIMASVSAVFLLLSMKLLIGKKQELQRAMQFG